One window from the genome of Candidatus Chlamydia corallus encodes:
- a CDS encoding 1,4-dihydroxy-6-naphthoate synthase, producing the protein MILTAAFSPCPNDIFLFRSFLEVSRLRPLLNQITVADIQTLNTLALQRRISLMKMSATLFPLVADYYNLMDVGNTLGYNCGPIVLSLDPKGPLNTLATPGEMTTAHALCKLYYPKAQLIPMSYDKILGAILRGNVSGGALIHEERFSYDRQLTIRADFGELWRRKTVFPLPLGCLAIAKYVPPATVDALTTALRQSLISSLKDPLSAAAKALEYSKNKNITVIHKFIGTYINKETFQLSKTGKRALNILWKTNESCQYT; encoded by the coding sequence ATGATACTGACCGCTGCTTTTTCCCCTTGCCCAAATGATATTTTTCTTTTTCGTTCTTTCCTAGAAGTTTCTCGATTACGACCCCTTCTTAACCAAATAACTGTTGCTGATATACAGACGTTGAATACCTTGGCTTTACAGCGACGGATCTCTTTGATGAAAATGTCAGCAACACTATTCCCTCTAGTTGCTGATTATTATAATCTTATGGATGTAGGAAATACGCTAGGGTACAACTGTGGCCCCATAGTTCTCTCCTTAGATCCTAAAGGCCCTTTAAATACCTTAGCAACTCCTGGAGAAATGACGACGGCTCATGCTCTCTGTAAACTTTACTATCCTAAAGCACAACTCATTCCCATGTCTTATGACAAAATTCTAGGAGCTATACTCCGAGGCAACGTTTCTGGAGGAGCGCTGATTCATGAAGAGCGATTCAGCTATGATCGCCAGTTGACAATACGGGCAGACTTCGGAGAGTTATGGCGTCGTAAAACGGTTTTCCCCCTTCCTTTAGGATGTTTAGCAATTGCTAAATATGTCCCTCCTGCTACTGTTGATGCTCTGACAACAGCATTGAGACAATCTTTGATTTCTTCGTTAAAAGACCCTCTATCTGCGGCCGCAAAAGCTTTAGAATACTCCAAAAATAAAAACATTACTGTGATTCACAAATTCATAGGAACCTATATTAATAAAGAAACCTTTCAATTATCTAAAACTGGGAAAAGGGCCCTGAACATCCTCTGGAAAACCAATGAATCCTGTCAATACACCTAA
- a CDS encoding N-acetylmuramoyl-L-alanine amidase family protein → MSRQLSFFALCVLGSNPIFAQTSNPPQRVRRSEVIFIDPGHGGKDQGTASKELHYEEKTLTLSLALAVQSYLKRMGYKPQLTRSSDVYVDLGKRVALSNRGQGDVFVSIHCNYSSNAGAFGTEVYFYNGKIGSPSRNGMSEVLGKNILAAMEKNGILKSRGLKTANFVVIRDTSMPAVLVETGFLSNARERAALQDARYRMHIAKGIAEGIHNFLSGPSFQKPKQNTAKIRKPQIQAN, encoded by the coding sequence ATGTCTAGGCAACTGTCTTTTTTTGCTTTATGTGTGTTAGGAAGCAACCCTATTTTTGCTCAAACATCGAATCCTCCTCAGCGTGTACGACGCAGTGAGGTCATATTTATAGATCCTGGACACGGGGGAAAAGACCAAGGCACAGCAAGTAAGGAACTTCATTATGAAGAGAAAACCCTTACCTTATCTCTTGCTTTGGCAGTTCAAAGTTACTTGAAGCGGATGGGTTATAAACCTCAGCTTACGCGATCTTCTGATGTATACGTCGATTTAGGGAAACGAGTCGCTTTGTCTAACCGTGGGCAGGGGGACGTCTTTGTCAGTATTCACTGTAATTATTCTTCAAACGCTGGAGCGTTTGGCACCGAAGTTTATTTTTATAACGGTAAGATTGGATCTCCGTCTAGGAATGGCATGTCAGAAGTACTCGGGAAAAATATTTTAGCTGCTATGGAAAAAAACGGTATTTTGAAGTCTCGAGGTTTGAAAACCGCGAACTTTGTTGTGATTAGAGATACTTCTATGCCAGCAGTTTTAGTGGAAACTGGGTTTTTATCCAATGCTCGTGAACGGGCCGCTCTACAAGATGCTCGCTATCGAATGCATATAGCGAAGGGCATTGCGGAGGGGATTCATAATTTTCTTTCTGGACCTAGTTTTCAGAAACCAAAACAGAATACCGCTAAAATACGTAAACCACAGATACAAGCAAATTAA
- a CDS encoding HU family DNA-binding protein codes for MATMTKKKLISTISQDHKIHPNHVRTVIQNFLDKMTDALVKGDRLEFRDFGVLQVVERKPKVGRNPKNAAVPIHIPARRAVKFTPGKRMKRLIETPNKHS; via the coding sequence ATGGCTACCATGACGAAGAAGAAACTAATCAGCACGATCTCACAAGATCACAAAATTCATCCTAATCACGTGCGTACCGTGATTCAAAATTTTCTAGACAAAATGACCGACGCCTTGGTTAAAGGCGACAGGCTTGAGTTTAGAGATTTTGGTGTATTACAGGTAGTAGAAAGAAAACCAAAAGTAGGACGTAATCCTAAGAATGCAGCAGTCCCAATTCATATTCCTGCTAGACGTGCTGTAAAGTTTACCCCAGGGAAAAGAATGAAACGCTTAATAGAAACGCCAAATAAGCACTCTTAA
- a CDS encoding acetyl-CoA carboxylase carboxyltransferase subunit alpha: MELLPHEKQVVEYEKAIAEFKEKNKKNSLLSSSEIQKLEKRLDKLKEKIYSDLTPWERVQICRHPSRPRTVNYIEGMCEEFVELCGDRTFRDDPAVVGGFTKIQGQRFVLIGQEKGCDTASRLHRNFGMLCPEGFRKALRLGKLAEKFGLPVVFLVDTPGAYPGLTAEERGQGWAIAKNLFELSRLATPIIIVVIGEGCSGGALGMAVGDSVAMLEHSYYSVISPEGCASILWKDPKKNSEAASMLKMHGENLQEFGIIDTVIKEPIGGAHHDPALVYNNVREFIIQEWLRLKDLAIEELLEKRYEKFRSIGLYETTSESGPEA, translated from the coding sequence ATGGAACTTCTTCCACACGAAAAACAAGTAGTTGAATATGAAAAGGCTATAGCCGAATTTAAAGAAAAAAATAAGAAAAACTCTCTCTTATCTTCTTCAGAGATTCAGAAATTGGAAAAGCGTCTAGATAAATTAAAAGAAAAGATCTATTCGGATTTAACTCCTTGGGAGCGTGTACAAATCTGTCGCCACCCCTCACGTCCCCGCACTGTCAATTATATTGAAGGAATGTGCGAGGAGTTTGTCGAACTTTGTGGAGATCGGACATTCCGAGATGATCCCGCAGTTGTCGGGGGTTTTACAAAAATCCAAGGCCAGCGTTTTGTCCTTATTGGCCAAGAAAAGGGATGCGACACAGCATCGCGCCTCCATAGGAACTTTGGTATGTTGTGTCCAGAAGGTTTTAGAAAAGCTCTACGATTAGGAAAGCTTGCTGAGAAGTTTGGCTTGCCCGTCGTCTTTCTAGTGGATACTCCAGGAGCCTATCCTGGGCTGACTGCTGAAGAGAGAGGACAGGGATGGGCGATTGCAAAAAATCTTTTTGAACTCTCAAGACTCGCTACTCCGATCATTATTGTCGTTATTGGTGAGGGATGTTCTGGCGGTGCTTTGGGCATGGCGGTAGGTGATTCTGTAGCGATGTTAGAGCACTCCTATTATTCTGTAATTTCCCCAGAAGGATGTGCTTCCATTCTTTGGAAAGATCCTAAGAAAAATAGTGAAGCAGCCTCCATGTTGAAAATGCACGGAGAAAACTTACAAGAATTTGGTATTATCGATACTGTAATTAAAGAGCCAATTGGGGGAGCTCATCACGATCCTGCGTTGGTATATAACAATGTTCGAGAGTTTATAATCCAAGAGTGGTTAAGATTAAAAGATCTAGCTATAGAAGAGCTATTGGAGAAACGGTATGAAAAATTTCGCTCTATAGGTCTTTATGAAACTACTTCTGAAAGCGGTCCTGAGGCATAA
- a CDS encoding putative quorum-sensing-regulated virulence factor, which produces MDVLIFYDTETTGTQIEKDRVIEIAAYNSVTEESFLTYVNPEIPIPDEASKIHGITTDMVLSAPKFPEVYEGFKKFCGENSILVAHNNDSFDFPLLAKECRRHSLEPLTNRTIDSLKWAQKYRPDLPKHNLQYLRQVYGFAENQAHRALDDVVILHKVFTALIGDLQPNQVLNLLQQSCHPKIFKMPFGKYKGQPLVDIPRSYFEWLENQGALDKPENKDIKAAIALLHQPI; this is translated from the coding sequence ATGGACGTTCTTATTTTCTACGATACAGAGACCACAGGAACACAAATAGAAAAAGATCGCGTTATAGAAATTGCTGCGTATAATAGTGTAACCGAAGAGTCTTTTCTTACTTATGTGAATCCTGAAATTCCGATTCCTGACGAGGCATCAAAAATTCACGGAATCACTACAGATATGGTACTCTCTGCCCCCAAATTTCCTGAGGTTTACGAAGGATTTAAGAAATTTTGCGGAGAGAATAGCATCTTAGTTGCTCATAATAACGACAGTTTTGATTTCCCACTACTGGCTAAGGAATGTCGCAGGCACTCCTTAGAACCTTTAACCAACCGCACGATAGACTCACTGAAGTGGGCGCAAAAATATCGCCCCGATCTACCAAAACATAATTTACAATACTTAAGACAGGTTTATGGTTTTGCCGAAAATCAGGCGCACCGAGCTCTGGATGACGTAGTTATATTACATAAAGTATTTACTGCTTTAATTGGTGATTTACAACCAAATCAAGTCCTCAACCTGCTACAACAAAGCTGCCACCCTAAAATCTTCAAAATGCCTTTTGGCAAATACAAGGGGCAGCCTCTTGTGGATATTCCCAGGTCTTACTTTGAATGGTTGGAAAATCAAGGAGCTTTGGATAAACCCGAAAATAAAGACATTAAAGCTGCTATCGCCTTATTACATCAACCGATATGA
- a CDS encoding FliO/MopB family protein: MFFSLFSLVFKVSDELALAENIQEPISIHEMFPGSMKLEMYKMLGSLILLLTIFGIGVWAFKKFVRSRNHGFGGASQIKILERRSLTPKTSVYLIRVVNKTLVIAETAEKITLLTEFPPDTDINHLLQENNKQSSSCATSDFLSKAIQKIQQKQQTNQDQI, from the coding sequence ATGTTTTTCAGTCTTTTTTCTCTAGTTTTCAAGGTTTCTGACGAACTAGCTCTTGCAGAGAATATTCAAGAGCCAATTTCTATACATGAAATGTTCCCAGGAAGTATGAAATTAGAAATGTATAAAATGCTGGGATCTTTGATTCTGCTTTTGACGATTTTTGGAATCGGAGTGTGGGCATTTAAAAAATTTGTGCGATCAAGAAATCATGGCTTTGGGGGGGCTTCTCAAATCAAAATTTTAGAACGACGTTCTTTAACACCGAAAACCTCTGTTTACCTCATTCGGGTTGTGAATAAAACTCTTGTGATTGCAGAAACAGCAGAGAAAATTACCTTGCTGACAGAATTTCCTCCTGATACCGATATCAACCATCTTCTTCAAGAAAACAATAAACAGTCTTCTTCCTGTGCAACTTCTGATTTTCTCAGCAAAGCAATACAAAAAATACAACAAAAACAACAGACAAATCAAGATCAGATCTAG
- a CDS encoding YbjN domain-containing protein, producing the protein MTTWTLNQNNLTKFLKNSDEEPFLERDSGLTYINIQANGNDLPLFFVIRSEGEILQLICYLPYQLYEAHKASTARLLHLLNRDIDIPGFGMDEEQGLTFYRLVLPCLNGEIHDTLLRIYIDTIKLVCDSFSHAIGLISSGNMNLDELRRQALQEQQEKRNE; encoded by the coding sequence ATGACAACGTGGACATTAAATCAAAATAATCTCACAAAATTTCTTAAAAATTCGGATGAAGAGCCTTTCTTAGAACGAGACAGCGGTCTTACCTACATTAACATTCAAGCTAATGGCAATGACCTTCCCTTATTTTTTGTAATCCGCAGTGAGGGAGAAATACTGCAGTTGATTTGTTACCTTCCCTACCAACTTTATGAGGCTCATAAAGCATCAACAGCTCGCTTGCTGCATCTCTTGAACAGGGACATTGACATTCCTGGCTTTGGCATGGATGAGGAACAGGGATTGACATTCTATCGACTCGTCTTGCCCTGCCTAAACGGAGAAATTCATGACACATTATTGCGTATATATATCGATACAATAAAGCTAGTCTGTGATAGTTTTTCTCATGCTATTGGGTTGATTTCCTCTGGCAATATGAATTTGGATGAATTAAGACGTCAGGCTCTTCAAGAGCAACAAGAAAAGCGTAATGAGTAG
- a CDS encoding ABC transporter ATP-binding protein, with protein sequence MKLLLKAVLRHKNHLIILGCSLLAILGLTFSSQMEIFSLGMIAKTGPDAFLLFGPKKSGKLVKVSELSQKDILDNWQAISKDSETLTVSQATAYIAQYGKNTTSLTSKLSNFVRNYIDVTRFRGLAIFLICVAIFKAVTLFFQRFLGQVVAIRVSRDLRQDYFKALQQLPMTFFHNHDIGNLSNRVMTDSASIALAVNSLMINYIQAPITLILTLGVCLSISWKFSILVCVAFPIFILPIVVIAKKIKNLAKRIQKSQDSFSSVLYDFLAGVMTVKVFRTEKFAFTKYCEHNNKISALEEKSAAYGLLPRPLLHTIASLFFAFVVVIGIYKFTIPPEELIVFCGLLYLIYDPVKKFGDENTSIMRGCAAAERFYEVLNHPDLQGQNEKEIEFRGLSKTITFENVSFGYQEDKHVLKDLSFTLHKGEALGIVGPTGSGKTTLVKLLPRLYEVSQGKILIDSLSITEYNKASLRNHIACVLQNPFLFYDTVWNNLTCGKDMEEKDVLEALKRAYADEFVWKLPKGVHSLLEESGKNLSGGQQQRLAIARALLKNASILILDEATSALDAISENYIKNIIGELKGECTQIIIAHKLTTLEHVDRVLYMENGQKIAEGTKEELLETCPAFLKMWELSGVKESESVFIPEHKLIANPTDRAITTEAVSLLQ encoded by the coding sequence ATGAAACTACTTCTGAAAGCGGTCCTGAGGCATAAAAATCATCTCATTATATTAGGCTGTTCCCTTCTGGCAATTTTAGGACTTACATTCTCATCCCAGATGGAAATTTTTTCTTTAGGGATGATTGCTAAAACAGGCCCCGACGCTTTTTTACTTTTTGGTCCTAAGAAATCTGGAAAACTTGTAAAGGTTTCAGAACTTAGTCAGAAAGATATTTTAGATAATTGGCAAGCAATCAGTAAGGATTCAGAGACACTTACGGTCTCTCAAGCAACAGCATACATTGCCCAATATGGGAAAAATACAACGTCTCTTACGAGTAAGCTCTCTAATTTTGTGCGCAACTATATAGACGTCACTCGCTTTCGAGGGCTGGCAATCTTCTTAATCTGCGTCGCTATTTTTAAGGCAGTCACTTTATTTTTTCAACGTTTCCTTGGGCAAGTGGTTGCCATACGGGTAAGCCGGGATTTACGTCAGGACTACTTTAAGGCATTACAACAGCTTCCGATGACCTTTTTTCATAATCATGATATCGGCAATTTAAGTAATCGCGTAATGACAGATTCTGCAAGTATTGCCTTAGCAGTAAACTCTTTGATGATTAATTATATTCAAGCTCCCATTACCCTGATATTGACGTTGGGAGTCTGTTTGTCTATTTCATGGAAGTTTTCAATTCTTGTGTGCGTTGCCTTCCCTATCTTTATCCTTCCCATTGTTGTGATTGCTAAAAAGATCAAAAATCTCGCAAAACGTATTCAAAAGAGCCAGGATTCGTTCTCCTCAGTTCTCTATGATTTTCTCGCTGGGGTAATGACAGTCAAGGTCTTTCGTACAGAAAAATTTGCCTTTACGAAGTACTGCGAGCATAACAACAAAATTTCGGCTTTGGAGGAAAAAAGCGCTGCTTACGGTTTACTTCCACGACCCCTGCTTCACACCATAGCTTCTTTATTTTTTGCTTTTGTCGTTGTCATCGGAATTTATAAATTTACTATTCCTCCCGAAGAACTTATCGTATTTTGTGGCTTGCTCTACCTAATCTACGACCCTGTTAAGAAGTTCGGAGATGAGAATACCTCCATCATGAGGGGGTGTGCTGCTGCAGAGAGATTTTATGAAGTCTTAAATCATCCTGATCTTCAAGGTCAAAACGAGAAGGAAATCGAGTTTCGTGGACTTTCCAAGACAATAACATTCGAGAATGTTTCCTTTGGCTATCAGGAAGATAAGCACGTTCTCAAAGATTTAAGCTTTACTTTGCATAAAGGCGAAGCTCTAGGAATTGTAGGTCCCACAGGATCGGGGAAAACTACACTTGTGAAACTCCTTCCTCGGCTTTATGAGGTCTCTCAGGGGAAGATTCTTATCGACTCTCTTTCCATTACGGAATATAACAAAGCATCCTTAAGGAACCACATTGCCTGTGTCTTACAGAATCCTTTCTTATTCTATGATACTGTATGGAATAATCTTACCTGTGGCAAAGATATGGAGGAAAAGGATGTTTTAGAAGCTCTAAAACGTGCCTATGCCGATGAGTTTGTTTGGAAGCTTCCTAAAGGAGTCCATAGCCTGCTCGAAGAATCTGGAAAGAACCTCTCAGGAGGACAGCAACAACGTTTGGCAATAGCACGGGCTCTATTGAAGAACGCCTCTATCTTAATTTTAGATGAGGCAACATCAGCACTAGACGCTATTAGTGAAAATTATATTAAGAATATCATTGGTGAGCTTAAAGGGGAGTGCACACAAATTATTATTGCCCATAAGCTGACCACTCTCGAACATGTAGATCGAGTGCTCTACATGGAGAATGGTCAAAAAATTGCTGAAGGAACCAAAGAAGAACTCCTAGAGACTTGTCCCGCATTTTTAAAAATGTGGGAACTCTCAGGTGTTAAAGAATCTGAAAGCGTCTTTATTCCTGAGCACAAACTAATTGCTAACCCTACAGACAGGGCAATAACAACCGAGGCGGTGTCGCTGTTGCAATGA
- a CDS encoding peptidoglycan D,D-transpeptidase FtsI family protein, translating into MSYRKRSTLIILGVFALYALLVFRYYKIQICEGDRWAAEALAQHEFYVRDPFRRGTFFANTTLRKGDHDLQQPFAVDITKFHLCADPLAIPECHRNQIIQGILQFIEGQTYEDLSIKLDKKSRYCKLYPLLDVSVHARISTWWKEYATKHRLPTNALFFITDYQRSYPFGKLLGQVLHTLREVKDEKTGKAFPTGGMEAYFNHILEGEVGERKLLRSPLNRLDTNRVIKLPKDGSDIYLTINPVIQTIAEEELERGVLEAKARGGRLILMNSQTGDILALAQYPFFDPTHYKEYFNNKERIEHTKVSFVSDVFEPGSIMKPLTVAIALQANEEASIKLQKKIFDPEEPIDVTRTIFPGRKGSPLKDISRNSQLNMYMAIQKSSNVYVAQLADRIVQSLGVAWYQQKLLALGFGRKTGIELPSEASGLVPSPDRFHINGAPEWSLSTPYSLAMGYNILATGIQMVQAYAVLVNGGYAVRPTLVKKIVSASGEEQHLPTKKRKRLFSQEIAKEVVRAMRFTTLSGGSGFRASPNHHSSGGKTGTTEKIFHGKYDKHRHIASFIGFTPVQSAEGNFPPLVMLVSIDDPEYGLRADGTKNYMGGRCAAPIFSRVADRTLLYLGIVPDKKLRNCDEEAAALKRLYEEWNRSSR; encoded by the coding sequence ATGAGCTACCGTAAACGTTCGACTCTGATTATTCTAGGAGTGTTTGCTCTTTATGCTCTTCTAGTATTCCGTTATTATAAAATTCAAATTTGTGAAGGAGACCGTTGGGCCGCCGAAGCTTTAGCGCAACACGAATTTTATGTTCGTGATCCTTTTCGAAGAGGCACCTTTTTTGCTAACACAACATTACGTAAGGGAGACCACGACCTCCAACAACCTTTTGCTGTTGATATTACAAAATTTCACCTTTGTGCAGACCCTTTAGCCATACCCGAATGTCATCGCAATCAAATTATCCAGGGGATTCTCCAGTTTATTGAGGGGCAGACATACGAGGACCTCTCTATCAAGTTAGATAAGAAATCTCGGTACTGCAAACTGTATCCCTTGTTAGATGTTTCTGTTCATGCCCGTATATCTACTTGGTGGAAAGAATATGCAACAAAGCATCGCTTACCAACAAATGCCTTATTTTTCATTACGGATTACCAACGCTCGTATCCTTTTGGTAAGCTCCTTGGACAAGTTCTCCATACCTTAAGAGAAGTTAAAGATGAAAAAACAGGCAAAGCGTTTCCTACAGGAGGGATGGAGGCTTACTTTAATCACATTCTTGAAGGGGAAGTTGGAGAGAGAAAACTGTTGCGCTCTCCTTTGAACCGTTTGGATACGAATCGTGTGATAAAACTACCTAAAGATGGCTCGGATATCTATCTCACGATAAACCCTGTTATTCAGACCATTGCAGAGGAAGAACTAGAGCGGGGAGTTCTAGAAGCTAAAGCTCGGGGTGGTAGGCTAATCTTAATGAACTCACAAACAGGAGACATTCTCGCACTTGCCCAATATCCCTTTTTCGATCCAACACACTATAAGGAGTACTTCAATAACAAAGAACGAATAGAACATACTAAAGTATCTTTTGTGAGCGATGTTTTTGAACCTGGATCGATCATGAAACCTTTGACTGTAGCGATTGCTTTACAAGCGAATGAAGAAGCAAGCATAAAATTGCAGAAAAAGATTTTTGATCCTGAAGAACCTATTGATGTTACCCGGACGATATTTCCTGGACGTAAGGGCTCGCCTCTCAAAGATATTTCTAGAAACTCTCAGTTGAACATGTACATGGCGATCCAGAAATCTTCTAATGTCTATGTAGCTCAGCTCGCTGACCGCATCGTGCAATCCTTAGGAGTCGCCTGGTATCAACAGAAGTTGCTTGCCCTTGGATTTGGAAGAAAAACGGGTATAGAGCTTCCCAGCGAAGCCTCTGGTTTGGTTCCTTCTCCCGATCGTTTTCATATTAACGGTGCTCCAGAATGGTCCTTATCTACTCCATATTCGTTGGCTATGGGCTATAATATCTTAGCAACAGGGATACAAATGGTACAAGCCTACGCTGTCCTTGTAAACGGAGGTTATGCCGTACGGCCAACCTTAGTTAAAAAGATCGTCTCTGCTTCAGGAGAGGAACAGCATCTTCCTACTAAGAAGAGGAAACGACTCTTTTCACAAGAAATTGCTAAAGAAGTTGTTCGTGCGATGCGTTTCACAACTTTATCAGGAGGTTCGGGATTTCGAGCCTCGCCTAACCACCACTCTAGTGGAGGGAAAACAGGAACTACAGAAAAGATATTTCATGGAAAATATGATAAACATCGTCATATTGCTTCTTTTATTGGTTTTACTCCTGTGCAGAGCGCAGAGGGAAATTTTCCTCCTTTGGTGATGCTGGTTTCCATAGATGATCCTGAATACGGATTGCGAGCTGATGGCACGAAAAATTATATGGGAGGGCGTTGTGCAGCCCCCATTTTTTCTAGAGTTGCTGATCGTACGCTCCTCTATCTAGGGATTGTTCCAGATAAGAAGCTAAGAAACTGCGATGAGGAGGCTGCCGCATTAAAGCGTCTTTATGAAGAATGGAATCGTTCCTCAAGGTGA
- a CDS encoding UDP-N-acetylmuramoyl-L-alanyl-D-glutamate--2,6-diaminopimelate ligase: protein MDLKELLHGVQAKIYGKVRPVEVRNLTHDSRCVGVGDVFIAYKGKQYDGNDFAADAVGNGAIAVVSSLYNPFLSVVQIITPRLEELEAELSAKYYGYPSSKLHTIGVTGTNGKTTVTSLIKTLLDRYQRPSGLVGTIEHVLGEGVIKDGFTTPKPALLQKYLATMVRQNREAVVMEVSSIGLASGRVAYTNFDTAILTNITLDHLDFHGTFEAYVAAKAKLFTLVPPSGLVVINTDSPYAFQCIENAKARIITYGVESPADYQATNIQLSRSGTKYTLVYGDQKIPCSSSFIGRHNVYNMLAAISTVHASLRCDLLDLIEKIGYCQPPPGRLDPVLTGQCPIYIDYAHTPDALDNVLTGLKELLPEGGRLIVVFGCGGDRDRSKRKLMAQVVERYGFAVVTSDNPRSESPEDIVNEICQGFYSKNYFIEIDRKQAITYALSIASDKDIVLIAGKGHEAYQIFKHQTVAFDDKQTVCEVLASYV, encoded by the coding sequence ATGGATTTAAAAGAGCTACTCCATGGGGTTCAAGCTAAAATCTACGGAAAAGTTCGCCCCGTTGAAGTGCGTAACTTGACACACGATTCCCGTTGTGTGGGTGTTGGCGATGTTTTTATTGCCTATAAGGGCAAACAGTACGACGGCAATGACTTTGCCGCCGATGCTGTGGGTAATGGAGCTATTGCAGTTGTTTCTTCATTGTACAACCCGTTCCTTTCCGTTGTTCAGATAATCACTCCCCGCTTAGAAGAATTGGAAGCCGAGCTTTCTGCAAAATATTACGGATACCCTTCAAGTAAGCTCCATACCATAGGCGTCACTGGAACGAATGGGAAAACTACAGTAACATCTCTAATTAAAACTTTATTGGATAGATATCAGAGGCCCTCAGGGCTTGTAGGAACTATAGAGCATGTATTAGGAGAAGGGGTCATCAAAGACGGGTTTACCACACCGAAACCAGCCCTTCTACAAAAATACTTAGCCACCATGGTGCGTCAAAATAGAGAAGCTGTTGTTATGGAAGTCTCTTCTATCGGACTTGCTTCTGGAAGAGTAGCCTATACCAATTTTGATACAGCTATTTTGACCAATATTACTTTAGACCATCTCGACTTCCATGGCACATTTGAAGCCTATGTTGCAGCGAAAGCAAAACTTTTTACTCTTGTGCCACCCTCAGGACTTGTTGTAATTAACACAGATTCTCCCTATGCTTTTCAGTGTATTGAGAATGCAAAGGCACGCATCATAACCTATGGTGTGGAGAGTCCTGCTGACTACCAAGCAACCAATATTCAACTTTCTCGCTCAGGAACGAAGTATACCTTAGTGTACGGTGACCAGAAAATACCCTGCTCTTCCTCATTTATTGGAAGGCATAACGTCTATAATATGCTTGCCGCTATCTCGACAGTGCATGCAAGTTTACGTTGCGATCTTCTTGATCTGATAGAAAAGATAGGATATTGCCAACCTCCTCCAGGTCGTTTAGATCCTGTACTCACAGGTCAATGTCCTATATATATTGATTACGCACACACTCCCGACGCTTTGGATAATGTCTTAACAGGATTGAAGGAGTTACTTCCTGAGGGCGGGAGATTGATTGTTGTCTTTGGCTGCGGCGGAGATAGAGATCGAAGTAAGCGGAAATTAATGGCTCAGGTGGTAGAGCGTTATGGTTTTGCTGTTGTAACTTCAGATAACCCTAGGAGCGAGTCTCCCGAAGATATTGTGAATGAAATCTGTCAGGGATTTTATTCAAAAAACTATTTCATCGAAATCGACAGAAAACAAGCAATTACATATGCTCTGTCTATTGCCTCAGATAAAGATATAGTGTTAATAGCAGGAAAAGGGCATGAAGCTTACCAAATATTTAAACACCAAACAGTTGCTTTTGATGATAAGCAGACTGTTTGTGAGGTACTCGCTTCCTATGTCTAG